The Natrinema sp. DC36 genome includes the window TTCGCCTTTCGGTTGCGACTCGTCGGTCGGGGTTTCGGTTTCCATACCTATTCTACCGGAGCAACGGGGGAAACGATCCCCCTTGGAGGGTCAACGATTTAAGAGGGGGTGCGCTCGCGGAGCGTGTTTCGGAGCAGATTGGCCTGCCCCCGCCGGAGGCGAGCGGAGAGGGCCTGATCCGAGATGTCCAGTTTCGCGGCGACCGCCGAGAGCGTCGTCTCCCGCGGCACGTCGAAGTAGCCCTCTTCGAGCGCGATGAGAAGCGCTTCTCGCTGTCTGTCCGTGATCTCGTACCGATCGCCGGACTGCGTCGATTCGCTGAAGATCCGTTCGATTCGGAACGGAATGTCCCGTTCGCGACAGGCGTCGCGGTAGGCGAACAGCGCCTCGCGCGTCGGGACGCGAGCGCGGATTCTCGTGTCCCTCGTGACGGTGATATCCAGATACGCGATATCGTACTCGGCAGCCGTCGGATAGGTCAGGTGTTTCTCGCCCAGTTCCGACAGCGTACCGCTGTAGAGACGGCGGTCGCCCGTCGCCTCGAGGAGGGTGAACTCGGAGACGGTCTCGTCGTCGTCCAGCGCATCGTCGACGCCCTCGAGGTCCTCGCCGTCGGTCCAGAAGATGAATTTCGTCTCGCCAGCCGACGAGTAAAAAATTTCCTCGACGTCGATTCTCGAGACGGCTTCGGACGCTCGTCGGAGGATCGGCGTCTCGATCTCGAACTCGACGATGAGGACCATACGATGATCGACGATGTACTACGAGACGCACGGTTGTTATAGTAGCCGCTAGAAGTCAACCCACACCCGATCGTGCGATTGCGTTGCAATCAGTGTGACTCGTTTCAGTGGCCACTATCTGCTGTCGAAGTAATCAGTTCGGTCCGCACAGCGCATACGTATCACGGCCCGTCTCAATCCACTACGCGGCCGAGAAATCGGTCGACCGACTAGATGTAGCCGTTCTCGAGCAACAGTTCGCCGTTGAGGACGCTCGCGCCGGCGGCACCGCGGATCGTATTGTGTGCGAGACAGTTGTACTGGAGTCCGAACGGCGACTCCTGCAGGCCGCCCGCGGCGATGGCCATCCCGCCGCCGAGCGTGCGGTCCATCCGCGGCTGCGGTCGATCCGGCTCCTCGAAGACGTGGATGAGCGGGTCGGGCGAGGAGCGCAGGTCGAGCGAGGGGTACTCCCGCATGGCCTCGGCGGCCGCCTCGGGGGTGAGTTCGTCTTCGGTTTCGACCCAGACGTTCTCGAGGTGGCCGTCGATCGTCGGGATGCGATTACACGACGCCGAGACAGCCATGTCGTTGTGGCTGAGCGACGCGCCGTCGAAGTCGCCGAGCAGCTTTCGGGATTCGGTCTCGAGTTTGTCCTCCTCGCTGCCGATGTAGGGGATGGCGTTGTCGATGATCTCCATCGAGGAGACGCCGTCGTAGCCCGCGCCGGAAACGGCCTGCAGCGTCGAGACGTGGACCTTCTCGAGACCGAAGTCGGTCAGGGCCGCGAGCGTGGGGACGAAGGTGATCGTCGAGCAGTTCGGGTTCTTGACCATCGCACCGTCCCAGCCGCGCTCGTCGCGCTGGACCTCGAGCAGGTCGATGTGTTCGGGGTTGACCTCCGGGATTACGAGGGGGATGTCGTCGTCCATCCGGCCGTTCGAGGAGTTCGAGGAGACGACGTAGCCCGCGTCACAGAATCCGGGCTCGACCGCTGCGCCGACGCTCGAGGGGAGCGACGAGAACAGGAGGTCGATATCGTCGGGAACCTCGTCGGGGTCGGTCGCCGTGACGGTCGAATCGGCGACGTCCGCCGGGATGGGGCTGTCGACGCGCCACTTCGCGGCCTGTCGATACGTCTTGCCGGCGCTCGCGTCGCTCGCGGTCAGCGCTGCGATCTCGAACTCCGGGTGGGGATCGAGAAGCTGAATGAGTCGCTGTCCGACGGCGCCGGTCGCACCGAGTACGCCTACTCGTACTGCCATTTTCCGCCACTCCGAGTCGTGTCCGCAAAACCGTTTGGGTTTTCGGTAGCGCGTGTCAATCGACGGAGGCACCGGCCGAGGGGGTCTCCGAACAGTGCTCTGGGGAAAAGCACCCCCGTCCGATGGCTCTGACATCGCGAGACAGCGGGTCGCGACGGTCGGATAGAAGATATTAAGAAACGGGAGCGGTTCCTAGCGACCGATGCACTACCGACAGGATCGACTCGAGGCCGCCGGCCAGAGGTGGTCCCGATGACGAGTTCGACCACGAGTACGAGCGATCGGGGACTGCTCGACACGCGGTTCAGCATGGGTGCGGCGGCCCTCGCGGCCGTCGCGGCACTGTTGGCCCTCGCGTTCGGCTATCTCGGGTTTATCGACGGCGTGTTGCCGGGGATCGGCTATCAGCTCTCCATTTTGACGGGTGCGGTCGGGCTCGTGTTCGGGCTCGGCGTCGCCCTCGTGGCGCTCGTCGCCGCGGTCTACATGGAGCCCGGTCTCGACAAATAACTCGACTTTTCGGTCGCGTTGCGACCAGTACCAGTTTCCGATCGTCGACGCTTCGCCACGGCTTCGATTGGCGACGCGCGAGTTCCGACCGCTAGCGAAGCGACTGACCTCCGGCGCGGCAGGGACTTCCAGCAATGTCACGGAAACCGTTGACCGACGGCTCTCGAGCGAGTCCAGCAGCCCTGCAGCTCGGTATCGTGTTGTGTAACGACTGTTCGCGGCGAGAATACCGACTTACGCGGGGACTTCTGCGCCTTTCTTTCGAGTCACGTAGCCCGCGATGCGGTTGCGGACGCCTTTCGACTCGACGTTGGTGAGCTTCGTGACGCTCTCTTTGTTCTGCTCGAAATCGGTCGTGAACGCCTCCGGATACCGCTCCAGGAGGAGGGTCCCGGTCTTCTTGACGTAGGCCGGTTTGATTGCCATGTGGAGTGGTTCCGTCCAGAGGCTCTTAATCCCTTTCTCTTCGCCGCTCCGGAATATCGATCGAGTCACTCCTCGCTTCGAGGCTCCCAGCTCGAGTGCTCCCGCACTCGCTCGAGCGCCTCGCGCTCGCGCGGTCCCCCAGCCCGATCGACGACGGAGGCGCAGTACGCGAGCCGATCGCGGAGTTCGGCTTCGTCGTAGTCGGGGACCGAGAGCCGCGAGGCGGCGACGGTCGCCTCGACGACGGCTCCGAAGCCGCGGTCGATCGTCGGGACCCGTTCGCTCACGGTTCGCGACTCGAGCGGGGTGAGCGTCCACGCCTCCCAGTCGGTGCCGCCGTCGGTTCCGGACTCGATGCGTTCGACGCTCACGCGTACACACGCACTCGCGGACTCGAGGATCGGCTCCTCGAGTTCGACGATCGAGAGGGCGGCGTCGGCGAAGTCGACGGGGTCGTCGACGAACTGCACGCGGGCCTCGCCCCGTCGGTGGAAGTTCCGGCGAGTGCGAGTATTTCCCCAGGTCCGTGCGGTGACGGGATCGCCGGCGCGAAGGCCGAGCGCGGCGGCGTTCCACAGACCGTTGGGTCCCAGCGTGGTCACGACCGACTCGGTGACGCCCGAGAGGGCGACGGGCCACTCCGCCGGTGTGGATTCGTCGCGGTCGCTTTCGGCCGTCCCAGTGGTTCGATCGTCGTCTATCCCTCGGCTCCCACGCGTCGTCCGATCGTCGGTCATAGCTCGATCGCCCCGTGCTCGAGCGCGACGAACAACCCGGCCGCGGTGACGTCCGCCGTCGTCCCCGGGTTGATCCCGCGCTCGACGAGGTCGTCGGCGAAGGCCTCGACGGTGTCGCGATCCGTCTGGAGGGCGTCGTCCGCGACCAGCTCCGCGGCGCGGTCGGTCACCTCTCGGGCGGTCGCCTCGTCGTGGCGCGTCGCGACGAGAGTGTCGGGCCGCTCGGCGAGCAGCGAGAGGAAGACCGCCGCGGTCCGCTCCGAGACCGTGCCGTCCGCCTCGGCGAGTCGTTCGGCGGCCCCGAACGACCGGTCGAATCCCCGGACCCACTCGCGAGCGACGTCGTCCCCCGGGACGCTTCGCTCCATGACGTCGAACAGCGTCAGTCCGCGTTCCTCGAGGGCCGGAACCGCGTCCGAACCCCGGCGCACGTCGAGGGCCGTCATGTTCTCGGGCGGCTCGCCGACGCCCACGTCGACGTGATCGAACGCGCGGTAGAACGACGCCGCGTCGCCGACGGTCGTCTCCCGAACGACGGCCTCGGCGACGGGCTGGGAGAGGTCGTCGCGGGCGGCCCGCACGAGCGGGACGAGTAACAGTAGCGCCCCGAACTGGGTGTTTCCGCCCTCCTGGGCGGCCATCTCCTCGACGGCCCGCTCGAACGCCGGCCCGACCGCCGCGCCGTCGGCCGCCAGCTCGAGTCCCTCGCGAGCCCCCACCGCTCCGGCGAGGAAGTGTTCGAACCGCAGCTCCGCGAGGTCGCGGTGGCGGTCGACGTTGCCCGGTTTAGGCGTCCCCGCCACCTCGAGGAGCAGTGCCAGTTCCGCGTTCTGTGCCGGCGATCGCATACGTCCCGTTGCGTCCCGGGATGGCTTAGGGATGCGGGTTGTTCGCTGGGGCTCCGGACCGCGAGACGGTGACCGAAGGTGGTAGACGGGTTCGCCGTCCCACTGCTTTAAGAGTCGAAACGTAAACGATGGGGTATGGGCTACGATACCGCAGCCAAGACCGATCCGGACTCAGTTATCGACGAGGAGTGGGGCGGCATGTGGTTCCTCAAGGAAGACCTCGCGACCGACGAACTCGGACTCTCCGTACTCGAACTCGAGCCCGGTGGCAAGGGCATGGAACACGCCGAGGCCGAGTCCGGGCAGGAGGAGGTGTACTACGTGGTCGAGGGAACAATCGATATCGAGCTTTCAGACGCAGACGAGACGGTGACGCTCGAGACGGACGAGGCGATTCGATTGGATCCCGAGGAGACCCGACAGATCCACAACCGCGGCGACGAGCGCGCGAAGCTCGTGCTGGTTGGCGCGCCGCTGTGAGGTGCCGTCGCTGTCCGCTGTAATGTCACGATTGCTGTACAAAAGACTGGTTCTAACGCGGTTACCGATCGGGACGAGGGGCGTTTTCCGCGGCGTCGACCTCGTCCGGTTTCTCTACGCGCGAGTAGAGTTCTTGCCAGTGTTCCTCGACGAAGACGTCGTTCCGGTCAAAGAGTTCACGAGCGCTCTCCGTAAGACCGTAGAACTTGCTTGGTTGGTCGTTCGTCCGCTGCCCGCGGGGGAACGCGACGACTTCGACGACCCCTGCGTCGATGAGGGTATTCAGATGGTCGCGAACCGTCGTTCGGTGTAGCCCGGTCGTGAACTCCAACTCCTTCATCGAGGGGAGGGACTGCGGGTGGGCGACGATGTCCGCAACGATGTCTCGGCGTGATTCTTCTGCCAGCGCTTCAGCGACGCTAAAGAACCGTGTATCGTCGCGAGGGGCAGCCGAAGCACCAGTCCGTGGCATCTCACTCGGACGTACAGGTTCCGCATAGATAACGATGTGGGGCGCCACCCACATCAACGAGCTAAGGTTTAAAGATTGACTAGTGTCGGGCAATCAGCGCTTCGTAATGGCCGAGGATCGATTGCAGCAGCTTATCGAGGACACGCTCACGTACTCCGAGAGAGGGGAGGCGGAATTGAAAATCGAGGACTATCGATCCCTTCGACGTGCACTTCACACGGACGTCCTCGATATAATCGCTGCTGACCGGTCGTTTTTCGTCCTCGGAAGTTACAACGACGAGGAAAAACGCCGTCTCGGGAAAACCGTCGAGCAGCTCTACAATGATGGACATGCATTTCTGTTAGATGATACACTCGAGGTGTGGGAAAACTGGACGACGCACTTCAAAATCTACGCGGATCGGGCAACGCACATCATCGGCGTGTTCGAACACGCTGACGGCGGCCACGAGTGGGAAGCTGGATACCTGGACCATCGCGAATATCGGCGGAAGACGTACATCTTGAAGCGTCGGTACCCATCGACGGTGCCGACAGACGAACCATTCGACGGGATGATGGCCCACTACATGCTCCTCGTGGACCGACGCGGACAGCTCGTCGAATGGGACGGCGACGAAAACGCGTCAGCGGCCGAATTAGAACGCAGTCTCGAAGCCGCAATCGACGAGTTCCGCGATTCTGAGCTCTCCTCGTAGATACGCTCTCCCGTTTCTCATTGCAGTCGTTGTACTGACCGCCCTTCGTTCAGCCCTCGACCGGTATTCGACGACCGTCGTCGACAGAAGCCGGAGTGCCGACGATCGTCAGGACTCGAGGTCGCGCTGTCGGCCCTTCGGCACCATCGAGCGCAGTTCGCCGTGGACGTAGAGGCCGACGCCGAGCGGTTCGCGCGCGTCGCGCTCGACGGCCTCTTCTCGCGGGCTTCGCCCGCTCGAACTGTTCGAGGCGCGCAGCGCCTCGCTTTCACCCTCTCGCGATGATCGGCCCTCCGGCCCGACCCCGACATCGTGGGCGGCGATGAGATAGCCCCAGTCGCCATCCCACTCGAGTTCCTGGTCCTCGCCGGCCGCGAATCGGCGGGCCTGCTCGCGCTCGAGTTCGATCACGCACTCGGTCGCGTGCGTGCCGAAACGCTGGACGAAGTCCGTCGTGGGCTTCCAGTGCTCCTGTCGGGTCCGCAGGCAGGTCATGCCGATCGCCTCGATTTCGATGGGCGTCGGCGCGTCGCCGGCGTAGATCCAGATCTTGCCCGCGCCCTTCTCCCAGAAGGTGAAGTCGTCGAACGTCTCGGACGGAATGCCGAACCGATCGGCGAAGAGAGTGACCACCTCCTCGCGCGTGGCCCGGCCCTCGACGGTTCGCTCCGCTTCGGTCGCGGGCAGTCGATCGAACCGCTGGCCGTCGTTCGTCTCCGGTAGGGTGCCGTCGCCATCTCGTTCGTCGCTCATTCGGCGGTCACCTCCAGTTTCGCGACGAAGAAGCCGCCCGTGTCGTTCTGGTGTGGATAGATCCGGGCCGCGTTTTCGAGACTCGAGTCGAACGCCTCGCCGTCCCACTCGGTCAATCCCGGCGAGTGCTCGAGGCCGAGGTCGAAGTCGACGACGCGGCAGGATTCGGTCTCGAGCGCGTGCTGGACGACGGCTTCGTTCTCCTCGGGCGCGAAGGTACACGTCGAGTAGACGACGGTCCCGTCCTCACGGGTGGCCTGGATCGCACGCCGGAGGATCCCCTTCTGGATACCCGCGACGGAGGAGATGTGCCCCTCGGACCAGTTATCGAGCGCGTCGGGGTTCTTCCGGATCGTCCCCTCGCAGGAACAGGGCGCGTCGACGAGCGTACGGTCGAACTCGTCGAAGTCGAAGCGCTCGAGCGAGTAGTTGCGCGCGTCGGCGTTGGTCACCGCGAGGCTGGTCGCGCCGAGCCGTTCGGCGTTGAATCGCAGCGCGGAGATGCGCCCGAGGTTGTTGTCGTTCGCGACGACCGTTCCGCGGTCGTCCATCAGCGCCGCGATCTGGGTCGCCTTCCCGCCGGGAGCGGCACAGCAGTCCCAGACTCGCTCCCCTGGATCGGGATCGAGGACGACCGGCGGCACCGCCGAGACCTCCTCCTGCCCGTGGGTAAAGCCGTGAAAGGAGGTCCACGTCGAACCCGGCGAGTCGGTCTCGAGGTCCAGAACCCGCGGGTTCCAGTCGGCCTGCTCGAAGGCTACGCCCTCCTCCGCGAGGGCCGCGAGCGTCCGCTCGACGGAGGCTTTGATCGTATTGACGCGGACGGCGTTGCCGAGGGGCCGCTCGCAGGCCGCGAGAAAGGCGTCGAAGTCGTCGATGATCGGTCGATACCGCTCGAGTGGCTCCATCGAGCGCGGATTCGAGTGCGCGGCGCTTGTGCGTTTCGAAGGCGAGGGAAGCGGACCGTCGCTGCGGTCGCGACTGTATACCGCTGCCTATCTCAGCGGATCTCTCAATAGGCCTCCTAGAAACCGCTTTCAGCGAAGGTGAGAGACGTGCGTTCGTATGTCAACGGGTTCACCGAGCGACGACGAATCGGCGCGAACGCAGGCGACCCTGGAGTCGCGGGACCGTTCGACCGAGTGTCCCCTCTGTCAACTGACCGGCGAGAGTCCAGACCACGTCTATCGCCACCTCCAGGTCGGTCACCGGAAGAGCGATATCGCGGACGCGCTCGTCGATGTCATCTCGGCTCGAGAAGAAACACCGCTCTCCGAGTAAAGGC containing:
- a CDS encoding helix-turn-helix domain-containing protein; the encoded protein is MVLIVEFEIETPILRRASEAVSRIDVEEIFYSSAGETKFIFWTDGEDLEGVDDALDDDETVSEFTLLEATGDRRLYSGTLSELGEKHLTYPTAAEYDIAYLDITVTRDTRIRARVPTREALFAYRDACRERDIPFRIERIFSESTQSGDRYEITDRQREALLIALEEGYFDVPRETTLSAVAAKLDISDQALSARLRRGQANLLRNTLRERTPS
- a CDS encoding DUF447 domain-containing protein, which produces MTDDRTTRGSRGIDDDRTTGTAESDRDESTPAEWPVALSGVTESVVTTLGPNGLWNAAALGLRAGDPVTARTWGNTRTRRNFHRRGEARVQFVDDPVDFADAALSIVELEEPILESASACVRVSVERIESGTDGGTDWEAWTLTPLESRTVSERVPTIDRGFGAVVEATVAASRLSVPDYDEAELRDRLAYCASVVDRAGGPREREALERVREHSSWEPRSEE
- the asd gene encoding aspartate-semialdehyde dehydrogenase, producing MAVRVGVLGATGAVGQRLIQLLDPHPEFEIAALTASDASAGKTYRQAAKWRVDSPIPADVADSTVTATDPDEVPDDIDLLFSSLPSSVGAAVEPGFCDAGYVVSSNSSNGRMDDDIPLVIPEVNPEHIDLLEVQRDERGWDGAMVKNPNCSTITFVPTLAALTDFGLEKVHVSTLQAVSGAGYDGVSSMEIIDNAIPYIGSEEDKLETESRKLLGDFDGASLSHNDMAVSASCNRIPTIDGHLENVWVETEDELTPEAAAEAMREYPSLDLRSSPDPLIHVFEEPDRPQPRMDRTLGGGMAIAAGGLQESPFGLQYNCLAHNTIRGAAGASVLNGELLLENGYI
- a CDS encoding cupin domain-containing protein, with translation MGYDTAAKTDPDSVIDEEWGGMWFLKEDLATDELGLSVLELEPGGKGMEHAEAESGQEEVYYVVEGTIDIELSDADETVTLETDEAIRLDPEETRQIHNRGDERAKLVLVGAPL
- a CDS encoding helix-turn-helix domain-containing protein produces the protein MPRTGASAAPRDDTRFFSVAEALAEESRRDIVADIVAHPQSLPSMKELEFTTGLHRTTVRDHLNTLIDAGVVEVVAFPRGQRTNDQPSKFYGLTESARELFDRNDVFVEEHWQELYSRVEKPDEVDAAENAPRPDR
- a CDS encoding 30S ribosomal protein S17e; translated protein: MAIKPAYVKKTGTLLLERYPEAFTTDFEQNKESVTKLTNVESKGVRNRIAGYVTRKKGAEVPA
- a CDS encoding triphosphoribosyl-dephospho-CoA synthase, yielding MRSPAQNAELALLLEVAGTPKPGNVDRHRDLAELRFEHFLAGAVGAREGLELAADGAAVGPAFERAVEEMAAQEGGNTQFGALLLLVPLVRAARDDLSQPVAEAVVRETTVGDAASFYRAFDHVDVGVGEPPENMTALDVRRGSDAVPALEERGLTLFDVMERSVPGDDVAREWVRGFDRSFGAAERLAEADGTVSERTAAVFLSLLAERPDTLVATRHDEATAREVTDRAAELVADDALQTDRDTVEAFADDLVERGINPGTTADVTAAGLFVALEHGAIEL
- a CDS encoding RsmB/NOP family class I SAM-dependent RNA methyltransferase — translated: MEPLERYRPIIDDFDAFLAACERPLGNAVRVNTIKASVERTLAALAEEGVAFEQADWNPRVLDLETDSPGSTWTSFHGFTHGQEEVSAVPPVVLDPDPGERVWDCCAAPGGKATQIAALMDDRGTVVANDNNLGRISALRFNAERLGATSLAVTNADARNYSLERFDFDEFDRTLVDAPCSCEGTIRKNPDALDNWSEGHISSVAGIQKGILRRAIQATREDGTVVYSTCTFAPEENEAVVQHALETESCRVVDFDLGLEHSPGLTEWDGEAFDSSLENAARIYPHQNDTGGFFVAKLEVTAE